In the Nicotiana tabacum cultivar K326 chromosome 16, ASM71507v2, whole genome shotgun sequence genome, one interval contains:
- the LOC142170152 gene encoding secreted RxLR effector protein 161-like gives MSQPEGFVIQEQENKVCKLRKSLYGLKQAPKQWIILCYLRLYVDDMLIFGPNVNVVNETKNFLSSKFEMKDLEEADVILGHTLEKNKESSISQTEYAKIIGSVIFFMNYTRPDIAYAVSRLSTYTHNPSSEHWNALHRLLRYLRGTMDWCLRFNKFLAVLEGFYDANWVTDNDEVSSTSGYVFTLGAGAISWKSSKQTCIARSTMESEFIALELAGQEVEWLRNLLADVPL, from the exons ATGTCTCAACCTGAGGGATTTGTAATCCAAGAACAGGAGAATAAAGTATGCAAATTGAGAaagtctttgtatggtctaaagcaggcACCTAAGCAATG GATCATATTGTGTTATTTACgtttgtatgtggatgacatgttaatcttTGGCCCTAATGTGAATGTCGTTAATGAGACTAAGAATTTTTTGTCttctaaatttgaaatgaaagatcttgaagAAGCAGATGTGATTTTAGgg CATACACTTGAAAAAAATAAGGAATCTAGTATTTCTCAAACTGAGTATGCTAAGATAATTGGTAGTgtaatatttttcatgaattatacACGACCTGATATTGCTTATGCTGTTAGTAGATTGAGTACATATACTCACAACCCTAGTAGTGAACATTGGAATGCTCTTCATCGTTTGCTAAGATATTTGAGAGGTACTATGGATTGGTGTTTGcgttttaataaatttcttgctGTTTTAGAAGGATTTTATGATGCAAATTGGGTTACTGACAATGATGAAGTTAGCTCCACTAGTGGCTATGTGTTCACTTTGGGTGCAGGTGCTATTTCATGGAAGTCTTCAAAACAGACTTGTATAGCACGATCTACTATGGAGTCTGAATTCATTGCTCTTGAGTTGGCAGGGCAAGAAGTCGAGTGGTTGAGAAACTTATTGGCGGACGTGCCTTTGTAG